The Martelella sp. AD-3 genome includes a region encoding these proteins:
- a CDS encoding HigA family addiction module antitoxin, whose protein sequence is MSIVSMLKEVPHPGEFIRDELEARGWAQRDLAYILGVKEQAINPIMSGKRGISPDMARALSKAFGISPEYFLNLQKAYELSTSREADPAIERRAKLQSIFPIREMIKRGWFEDTQDVSLLETQVMRFFRTNLLEDVPCFAHSAKKSGDYSETTPLQMAWLFRVRQIADEMVAPRYSEAKLKASLVELERLMVDPEEIRHVPRILADAGIRFVVVETLPKANIDGVCFWLSASEPVIGMTCRHDRIDNFWFVLRHEIEHLLNKDSLESGLSSSIVDVDIDPSNENLPLVEVRANTAASKFCADQDAINSFLIRKYPYLSEKDTLGLARRLQRHPGIVVGQLQFRMAVEYKVNKYNWLTRHKVKIRQFLRGSANVDGWGDAIPVNL, encoded by the coding sequence ATGAGCATTGTATCTATGTTGAAAGAAGTCCCTCATCCTGGGGAGTTTATTCGGGACGAGTTGGAAGCTCGTGGGTGGGCTCAGCGAGACTTAGCCTATATTCTGGGTGTTAAGGAGCAAGCTATTAACCCGATCATGTCCGGCAAGCGCGGAATTAGCCCTGATATGGCAAGGGCGCTGTCTAAAGCCTTTGGGATTTCACCGGAATATTTTCTGAACTTGCAGAAAGCTTATGAGCTATCCACTTCGCGTGAAGCCGACCCCGCGATAGAAAGGCGTGCCAAACTTCAGTCGATCTTCCCCATTCGGGAAATGATCAAGCGCGGATGGTTTGAAGACACCCAGGACGTATCTTTGCTTGAGACACAGGTTATGAGGTTTTTCCGAACTAACTTGCTTGAGGATGTGCCTTGTTTCGCCCATAGCGCGAAGAAAAGCGGCGACTATTCTGAGACCACACCGCTTCAAATGGCTTGGCTTTTCCGTGTTAGGCAAATTGCGGATGAGATGGTGGCCCCAAGGTACTCAGAAGCTAAGCTTAAAGCCTCTCTCGTTGAGCTTGAGCGGTTGATGGTAGACCCAGAAGAGATTCGGCATGTGCCTCGCATTCTCGCTGATGCTGGTATTCGTTTTGTTGTCGTTGAGACATTACCAAAGGCCAATATCGACGGAGTTTGCTTTTGGTTGAGCGCATCGGAGCCTGTCATTGGTATGACCTGCCGACATGATCGGATTGACAATTTTTGGTTTGTCCTGCGGCATGAGATTGAGCATTTGCTTAATAAAGACAGCCTCGAGTCCGGGTTGTCGTCGTCAATCGTGGACGTTGACATCGATCCAAGCAATGAAAATCTACCTTTAGTGGAAGTTCGTGCGAATACAGCTGCCTCGAAGTTTTGTGCTGACCAGGATGCAATAAACTCGTTTCTCATTCGAAAGTATCCATATCTTTCAGAGAAAGACACCTTGGGGCTGGCTCGTCGGTTGCAGCGACATCCAGGGATCGTTGTCGGTCAACTGCAATTTCGGATGGCCGTTGAATACAAAGTCAATAAGTATAATTGGCTTACTCGGCATAAGGTTAAGATTCGGCAATTTTTGAGGGGATCAGCAAATGTCGATGGTTGGGGCGATGCAATTCCGGTAAATCTTTAA
- a CDS encoding integrase arm-type DNA-binding domain-containing protein, whose product MARNLLTVKEIKNATKAKLRDGDGLWLHRAKSGNRHFVFIYIRNGRRREMGLGVYGAGTGQVSLADARAKAEEIRAILGRGGNPFTEMEERKAARRVTTFGECADDYIAAMEDSWRNEKHRAQWRMTLDVYAEPLHKIAVPDVATDDIVRVLKPIWKTKAETASRLRGRIEKVLDHAKARGLRDGENPARWRGHLDNILPKREKLTRGHHAAMPYKDVPAFFQRLSASNGVGARALAFTILTGSRTGEVMGALWDEFDLDEAVWTVPAIRMKAKRLHRVPLSPPSLAVLEGMKQIRMDGFVFPGARADRPISNMTMTKALKTYGGGDFTVHGFRSSFRDWVSEETNFQSEVAEAALAHIVGDETERAYRRGDALDKRRKLMDAWAKFCVCQL is encoded by the coding sequence ATGGCGCGCAATCTTCTCACCGTAAAAGAGATCAAAAACGCGACGAAGGCCAAGCTGCGCGATGGCGATGGTCTTTGGCTTCACCGCGCCAAGTCGGGCAATCGACACTTCGTTTTCATCTATATCAGGAACGGCCGGCGCCGCGAAATGGGGCTCGGCGTTTATGGCGCCGGGACCGGGCAGGTCTCGCTCGCCGACGCGCGCGCAAAGGCTGAGGAAATCCGAGCGATACTGGGGCGCGGCGGCAATCCTTTCACGGAAATGGAAGAGCGCAAGGCGGCCCGGCGGGTGACGACATTTGGCGAATGCGCCGACGACTATATCGCGGCCATGGAAGACAGCTGGCGCAACGAGAAGCATCGCGCGCAGTGGCGCATGACGCTCGATGTCTACGCCGAACCGCTTCACAAGATCGCGGTGCCCGACGTCGCCACCGACGACATTGTCCGTGTCCTCAAGCCGATCTGGAAAACCAAAGCAGAGACGGCAAGCCGCCTTCGTGGCCGGATCGAAAAGGTTCTGGATCACGCCAAGGCGCGCGGCCTGCGCGACGGCGAGAACCCGGCCCGCTGGCGCGGTCACCTCGACAATATCCTGCCGAAGCGAGAGAAGCTCACACGCGGACATCACGCGGCCATGCCCTACAAGGACGTGCCGGCTTTCTTTCAGCGCCTGTCGGCCTCAAACGGGGTCGGCGCACGGGCGCTGGCTTTCACCATCCTGACAGGTTCGCGGACAGGCGAGGTCATGGGCGCGCTTTGGGACGAGTTTGACCTTGATGAAGCGGTCTGGACCGTTCCGGCGATCCGCATGAAAGCCAAGCGGCTGCATCGTGTGCCGCTCTCACCGCCGTCACTGGCGGTGCTTGAGGGCATGAAGCAAATCAGGATGGATGGCTTTGTGTTTCCCGGCGCGCGGGCGGATCGACCGATCAGCAATATGACCATGACCAAGGCACTCAAGACCTATGGCGGTGGCGATTTCACCGTTCACGGTTTTCGCTCGTCGTTCCGCGATTGGGTCTCGGAGGAAACCAATTTTCAGAGCGAGGTCGCTGAAGCCGCTCTTGCCCATATTGTCGGCGATGAAACAGAGCGCGCCTACCGCCGGGGTGATGCTCTCGATAAGCGGCGCAAACTCATGGACGCTTGGGCAAAGTTCTGCGTTTGTCAGCTCTGA